The proteins below are encoded in one region of Bacillus vallismortis:
- a CDS encoding methyl-accepting chemotaxis protein has protein sequence MASSLRSLIHAIQDSVENVAASSEELTASAGQTSKATEHITLAIEQFSNGNEKQNENIETAAEHIYQMNDGLANMAQASEVITDSSVQSTEIASEGGKLVHQTVGQMNVIDKSVKEAEQVVRGLETKSKDITNILRVINGIADQTNLLALNAAIEAARAGEYGRGFSVVAEEVRKLAVQSADSAKEIEGLIIEIVKEINTSLGMFQSVNQEVQTGLDITDKTEMSFTRISEMTNQIAGELQNMSATVQQLSASSEEVSGASEHIASISKESSAHIQDIAASAEEQLASMEEISSSAETLSSMAEELRDMTKRFKIE, from the coding sequence ATGGCGTCGTCACTGCGTTCTCTCATACACGCCATCCAAGATTCAGTAGAAAACGTTGCCGCTTCCTCTGAGGAGCTGACTGCATCAGCCGGACAAACGAGCAAGGCAACAGAGCATATTACATTGGCGATTGAACAATTTTCTAACGGCAATGAAAAACAAAACGAAAACATTGAAACGGCAGCAGAGCACATTTATCAAATGAATGACGGTTTGGCAAATATGGCTCAAGCTTCCGAGGTCATCACAGATTCATCTGTTCAATCGACAGAAATCGCAAGCGAAGGCGGCAAGCTCGTTCATCAAACTGTCGGCCAAATGAACGTTATTGATAAGTCCGTTAAAGAAGCAGAACAAGTCGTACGCGGATTGGAAACGAAATCGAAAGACATCACCAATATTTTGCGTGTGATTAACGGCATCGCTGACCAGACGAACCTGCTGGCATTAAACGCAGCGATTGAAGCGGCGCGCGCAGGCGAGTACGGTCGCGGCTTCTCCGTTGTAGCGGAAGAAGTGAGAAAACTGGCAGTTCAGTCTGCAGATTCAGCAAAAGAGATTGAAGGATTAATCATCGAAATTGTGAAGGAAATCAATACATCTCTCGGCATGTTCCAATCTGTCAATCAAGAGGTGCAGACAGGTCTGGATATTACAGATAAAACAGAAATGAGCTTTACTCGCATTTCTGAAATGACGAACCAAATCGCCGGAGAACTGCAAAACATGAGTGCGACGGTACAACAGCTTTCCGCCAGCTCCGAGGAAGTTTCGGGAGCGTCCGAACACATTGCATCGATTTCAAAAGAAAGCTCGGCTCATATCCAAGATATCGCGGCGTCAGCCGAAGAGCAGCTTGCCTCGATGGAAGAAATCAGCTCGTCAGCAGAAACCCTTTCGTCTATGGCAGAAGAGCTTCGCGACATGACCAAACGTTTCAAAATTGAATAG
- a CDS encoding methyl-accepting chemotaxis protein: MGKLTKWIKQPSISKPLIAAFLAVLILPVGVLAYFSYQSAWNALDKELANSAMGNVEELNSTLQNKLNHKVKALDYYSETINKDLLQEKNKASLNEKFKQYTTLNTDVGAIYAASENKKLYKYPEGGVPKGFDPTERDWYKQAVAKKGQAVFSEPYTDEATGDTVITISKQTKDGSGVIALDLNLDEVLSASKRIKIGTNGFAFITTGNKKYIAHPTIKPGTTGSGNWTNQVFSKEEGSFEYTFQGKEKKMAFTTNKLTGWKIAGTYFVSELEDASSPVLNTAIIVLCVSLVIGGILILFIISAITKPLRKLVSTSAKISSGDLTEVIDIHSKNEFGQLGESFNEMSASLRSVIGVIQTSVENVASSSEELTASAAQTSKATEHITLAIEQFSDGNEAQSEKLETSSDHLSQMNHGISKVVQASSTITKSSLQSSEAAGSGEKLVEHTVGQMKTIDQSVQKAESVVKGLETKSKDITSILNVINGIADQTNLLALNAAIEAARAGEYGRGFSVVAEEVRKLAVQSADSAKEIEGLIQEIVREISTSLSMFQSVNHEVKEGLQITDQTAESFKQIYEMTTQISGELQNLNATVEQLSAGSQEVSSAVEDISAVSKESSAGIQDIAASAEEQLASMEEISSSAETLANMAEELQDITKKFKIES; encoded by the coding sequence ATGGGGAAACTTACAAAATGGATCAAACAGCCATCAATCAGCAAACCGCTTATCGCTGCGTTTCTGGCAGTGCTTATTTTGCCGGTTGGGGTATTAGCATATTTCAGTTATCAATCAGCTTGGAACGCACTGGACAAGGAACTCGCGAATAGTGCAATGGGAAACGTTGAAGAACTCAACAGTACCCTGCAAAACAAATTGAATCATAAAGTAAAAGCGCTTGATTATTATAGTGAGACAATCAATAAAGACTTATTACAAGAAAAAAACAAAGCCTCACTGAATGAGAAATTTAAGCAGTATACAACATTGAATACCGATGTAGGAGCCATCTACGCGGCTTCAGAAAATAAAAAGCTCTACAAATATCCTGAAGGCGGTGTGCCAAAGGGCTTTGATCCGACAGAGCGCGACTGGTACAAACAAGCCGTTGCGAAAAAAGGACAGGCTGTTTTCTCTGAGCCGTACACTGACGAAGCGACAGGGGATACCGTTATTACCATCTCAAAGCAAACAAAAGATGGTTCAGGAGTCATCGCGCTTGATTTAAATTTGGATGAAGTGTTATCCGCTTCAAAGAGAATCAAAATCGGAACAAATGGCTTCGCATTTATTACAACAGGCAACAAAAAATATATCGCTCATCCGACGATTAAACCTGGGACAACCGGATCAGGCAATTGGACAAATCAAGTTTTCTCGAAAGAAGAAGGCTCGTTTGAATATACCTTCCAAGGCAAAGAAAAGAAAATGGCCTTTACGACAAATAAGCTGACAGGCTGGAAAATTGCGGGCACATACTTTGTCAGTGAATTGGAAGATGCTTCAAGCCCGGTTCTGAACACAGCGATCATCGTCCTATGCGTATCACTTGTGATCGGAGGCATACTGATTCTCTTTATTATCAGCGCTATCACCAAGCCATTAAGAAAATTGGTTTCTACATCCGCGAAAATCAGCAGCGGAGATCTGACAGAAGTCATTGACATTCACTCGAAAAACGAGTTTGGCCAGCTTGGTGAAAGCTTTAACGAAATGTCTGCCTCACTGCGCTCTGTGATTGGTGTCATTCAAACGTCTGTAGAAAACGTGGCATCCTCTTCTGAAGAGCTGACGGCAAGCGCGGCCCAAACGAGCAAAGCAACTGAACATATTACACTTGCCATCGAACAGTTCTCAGATGGCAACGAGGCGCAAAGCGAGAAGCTGGAAACAAGCTCAGACCATCTTTCTCAAATGAACCACGGGATTTCCAAAGTGGTTCAGGCCTCTTCAACTATCACAAAGTCATCGTTACAGTCCTCTGAGGCGGCTGGCAGCGGAGAAAAACTGGTCGAGCATACAGTCGGCCAAATGAAAACAATCGACCAATCCGTTCAAAAAGCGGAATCGGTTGTGAAGGGTCTTGAAACAAAATCGAAGGACATCACAAGCATCTTGAATGTGATTAACGGTATTGCTGATCAAACGAATCTGCTGGCGCTAAATGCTGCGATTGAAGCGGCAAGAGCAGGGGAGTACGGAAGAGGCTTCTCAGTAGTAGCGGAAGAGGTCAGAAAACTTGCCGTACAATCAGCAGACTCTGCTAAGGAAATTGAAGGGTTAATTCAAGAGATTGTCAGAGAAATCAGTACTTCACTTTCAATGTTCCAATCTGTGAATCATGAAGTGAAGGAAGGTTTGCAGATAACTGACCAAACAGCGGAAAGCTTTAAACAAATTTACGAGATGACAACCCAAATTTCTGGCGAATTGCAAAACCTAAACGCGACGGTTGAACAGCTGTCAGCTGGATCACAGGAAGTGTCAAGTGCGGTTGAAGACATTTCTGCAGTGTCGAAAGAAAGCTCAGCAGGCATTCAAGACATTGCAGCTTCAGCGGAAGAACAGCTTGCGTCCATGGAAGAAATCAGCTCATCAGCTGAAACGTTGGCAAACATGGCGGAAGAACTTCAGGACATTACAAAGAAATTTAAAATTGAATC